The nucleotide sequence CGTCGACAGCGAGACGGGCGAGACGGTCGCCACGGTCACCATGACGGGCGTCGGCACCCCGCGTGACGTGGAGGCGATCTCCATGGGCCCGGACAACAAGCTCTACGTCGGCGACATCGGCGACAACCTCGGCGGCACCTGGGCGTATGTGTGGATCTACGAGCTGCCGGAGCCGAAGGAGCTGAAGGACCAGACGATCAAGGCCACGCAGTACGTGGTGAAGTACGAGGACGGGGCGCGGGACGCGGAGGCGCTGATGGTGCATCCGAAGACCGGGCGGGTCTACATCGCCGACAAGAACGAGGCCGGCGGGTCGCTGTACGAGGGACCGGCCGACCTCTCCGCCTCCGGCACGAACGTCTTCAGGAAGGTCGCCTCCGTGCCCGACCTGGAGGTCACCGACGGCGCGTTCTCGCCGGACGGCAAGCAGCTCGCCCTGCGCGCGTACTTCGGCGGCATCCTCTACGACTGGAACGGCGGCAAGATCAAGAAGGTCGAGCGACTGAGCGTGCCCCTGCAGCGGCAGGGGGAGTCGGTGACCTTCGAGACCGACGGCTCGAAGATCATGTACGGCAGCGAGGGGTCGGGCAGCTCGGTCGTCGCGCGGGACGTACCCGGCGGCTCCGGAAGCGGCGGTTCCGGCTCGTCGTCGTCCGGCGGGAACGACTCCGGCACCACCGAGGCGGACGCCGACGGAACCAGCTCCACCTTCAAGGTCGGCGCCCTCGCCGTCGCCGGGGCGGTCGTCGTCGTGTGGGGCTTCAAGCGGGTGCTGCGCCGACCGTCCTGAGCCGGCAGGCACCAGTCGCCCCCGGCACCGGCACCAGTCGCCCCCGGCACCGGCACCGGTCACACCGGCACCGGTCACGCCGCCGCCGGTCAGCCCCCGGCGCGGGGCTTCGTCGTCACGCCTCCCCGCTCCCGTCCCTCTCGTCGCCGCTTCCTGTCCGCCGGGCGACGAGCACCTCCAGCCCGTCCAGGATGCGCTGCAATCCGAAGTCGAAGTGGTCGAAGTCCGTGCCGAAGGCGTCGGCGGAGAGGCCCGCGAGGAGGGGATAGCGGCCGGAGCGCATGAGTTCTTCGAGGACGGGTGCCTGGGCCTGCCAGAACTCCGTGTCGGTCAGGCCGGTCCGGTGTTCCGCCTCCTGCGCGTAGAGCTGGGTGCGGGCGGCGCCGACGACGTAGCCGTCGACCGCGATGATCACGGAGATCAGCTCGGGGTCGGTCAGCCCCATGGACTTGATGCGGGAGAGGACCTTCTCCATGCCGTCCAGGGCGCTGGGGCCGAGGATCGGGCGGGACTGGTTGACCTGGAGCAGCCAGGGATGGCGCTGGTAGAGGGCCAGGGTCGTCCGGCCCAGGGCCTCCAGGGCGGAGCGCCAGCCGCCGTCGCCGAGGTCGGCGGGGTTCTCCGAGGGGCGCTGGACGCGGTCGAGCATCAGGTCCAGTAGTTCGCCCTTGCCGGGGATGTAGCGGTAGAGGGACATGGTGCCGGTGCCGAGTTCCGTGGCGACCCGGCGCATGGAGACGGCGTCCAGGCCCTCCGCGTCGGCGATCCGCACGGCCGCCTCCACGATGCGGTCCAGGGTGAGCCCCGGCTTGGGGCCGCGACTGGGGCGCGGCCCGCTGTCCCAGAGCAGTTGGAGGGTGCGGACGATGTCGCCGCTGCCGCTGGTCTCCGTACCGACGCCGGTACCGCCCTTGCCCCTTGTCATGGACCCGAGTTTAGGTCCTCGCGGAAAAACTGGGTACGCCGTACGCGCAATCGGGTACGGTGTACCCAGTTGGATCCGGAAGGGGAACCCATGAGCGACGGAAACGGCGCCGGGAGCGGCGACGGATACGCGGTGCGGGCGGAGGGCCTGGAGAAGCGGTACGGGGAGAAGCGCGCGCTGGACGGCTTCGACCTCACTGTCCGCGAGGGCGCGGTGCACGGCCTGCTCGGCCCGAACGGCGCGGGCAAGACCACCGCCGTACGCATCCTCTCCACGCTGCTGCGCCTGGACGGCGGCCGGGCGACGGTGGCCGGCCTCGACGTGGCGCGGCACCCGCGCGAGGTGCGGGCCAGGATCGGCCTCACGGGCCAGTACGCGGCTGTGGACGAGGTGTTGACCGGCCGTCAGAACCTGGAGATGTTCGGCCGGCTGTTCCACCTGGGCGGGAAGCGGGCGAAGCTGCGGGCGGCCGAGCTGCTCGACCAGTTCGACCTCACCGACGCCGCCGACAAGGGCGTCGGCAAGTACAGCGGCGGTATGCGGCGGCGGCTCGACCTCGCCGCCTCGATGATCCTCGCCCCGGCCGTCCTCTTC is from Streptomyces sp. NBC_01314 and encodes:
- a CDS encoding WD40 repeat domain-containing protein, producing MLRRSLSSLRGFRAGFAGLAAVLLAALPAAPAVADDDGFTMKDSRITESSGLAASRQHPGVYWTHNDSDDGAFLYAVDSETGETVATVTMTGVGTPRDVEAISMGPDNKLYVGDIGDNLGGTWAYVWIYELPEPKELKDQTIKATQYVVKYEDGARDAEALMVHPKTGRVYIADKNEAGGSLYEGPADLSASGTNVFRKVASVPDLEVTDGAFSPDGKQLALRAYFGGILYDWNGGKIKKVERLSVPLQRQGESVTFETDGSKIMYGSEGSGSSVVARDVPGGSGSGGSGSSSSGGNDSGTTEADADGTSSTFKVGALAVAGAVVVVWGFKRVLRRPS
- a CDS encoding TetR/AcrR family transcriptional regulator → MTRGKGGTGVGTETSGSGDIVRTLQLLWDSGPRPSRGPKPGLTLDRIVEAAVRIADAEGLDAVSMRRVATELGTGTMSLYRYIPGKGELLDLMLDRVQRPSENPADLGDGGWRSALEALGRTTLALYQRHPWLLQVNQSRPILGPSALDGMEKVLSRIKSMGLTDPELISVIIAVDGYVVGAARTQLYAQEAEHRTGLTDTEFWQAQAPVLEELMRSGRYPLLAGLSADAFGTDFDHFDFGLQRILDGLEVLVARRTGSGDERDGSGEA